From a region of the Gemmatimonadales bacterium genome:
- a CDS encoding C40 family peptidase yields MSGLLVTASVAPLLATPSLRSEQASQLVLGEGAEILETRGDMLRVRTLLDRYEGWIATGYVALLPLGEVETWLASAGWSAGALLGTTSGQAVRAPHRARLELGDGVAVRLPTGDVAAVLTGNVLPYDALVRDARTESPAAWAWREFAGTPYLWGGITGAGIDCSGLVQNAFLARGVTLPRDAHQQAAHGEVLDLAASAPGDLLFFRGRDSERVSHVGIIGDDGDMVHSTVDTGGVVRESLAAGSRAHALMPRLVAVRRIA; encoded by the coding sequence GTGAGCGGTCTTCTCGTGACGGCGTCGGTGGCGCCGCTGCTCGCGACCCCGTCGCTTCGCAGTGAACAGGCCTCGCAGCTCGTGCTGGGCGAAGGGGCCGAGATCCTCGAAACGCGCGGCGACATGCTGCGCGTCCGCACGTTGCTTGACCGATATGAAGGGTGGATCGCCACCGGCTACGTCGCGCTCCTCCCGCTGGGCGAGGTCGAAACGTGGCTCGCCAGTGCGGGGTGGTCGGCTGGCGCGTTGCTCGGAACGACGAGCGGGCAGGCTGTCCGCGCGCCGCACCGCGCGCGTCTCGAACTTGGCGACGGGGTGGCCGTCCGTCTCCCCACCGGCGACGTCGCCGCCGTCCTGACCGGGAACGTGCTGCCGTACGATGCGCTGGTTCGCGATGCGCGCACCGAGTCGCCGGCGGCGTGGGCGTGGCGCGAGTTTGCCGGGACGCCATACCTCTGGGGCGGCATCACCGGGGCGGGAATCGACTGCTCCGGCCTGGTCCAGAACGCCTTCCTCGCGCGCGGGGTCACGCTGCCGCGCGATGCCCACCAGCAGGCGGCCCATGGTGAAGTCCTCGATCTCGCGGCGTCCGCTCCGGGCGATCTTCTCTTCTTCCGCGGCCGGGACAGCGAACGGGTGAGTCACGTCGGCATCATCGGCGACGACGGCGACATGGTGCACAGTACCGTCGACACGGGCGGCGTGGTGCGCGAGTCGCTGGCCGCGGGGTCGCGCGCGCACGCGCTCATGCCGCGGCTGGTTGCGGTCCGCCGCATCGCGTGA
- a CDS encoding prolipoprotein diacylglyceryl transferase family protein — translation MIIAYPLVIHLGPLTITGFGIMMALAFAVGGWVIDHETRRNGFAPDYVGDIIVGAVVGGIVGAKLWFVALPGHGVQDLFERSGLVWYGGFIGGALGVVLNGWRRRVPMRWTAQLVAPALAAAYAIGRIGCFVVGDDYGIPSTLPWAVAFPEGAPPTTAENLRAFHVAIPASIAPNTILAVHPTQLYEVFLMTIVFAILWRWRTESRGTGWLFGAYLVLAGIERFAIEFLRAKDDRQPNGFSLAQYASVAVVIVGIVVATQLSKRPRTAPGEWLLHGAPEPAARAPKPT, via the coding sequence GTGATCATTGCGTATCCGCTTGTCATTCACCTGGGCCCGCTGACGATCACCGGCTTCGGGATCATGATGGCGCTCGCCTTTGCCGTGGGCGGGTGGGTTATCGATCACGAAACACGTCGCAACGGTTTTGCGCCCGACTATGTCGGCGACATCATCGTCGGCGCGGTGGTCGGCGGTATCGTCGGCGCGAAGTTGTGGTTCGTCGCACTCCCCGGACACGGCGTGCAGGACCTCTTCGAACGGAGCGGACTCGTCTGGTATGGCGGGTTCATCGGCGGCGCCCTGGGCGTGGTGCTCAATGGATGGCGGCGGCGCGTGCCGATGCGGTGGACGGCGCAGCTGGTTGCGCCGGCGCTGGCCGCGGCGTACGCGATCGGCCGTATCGGATGCTTCGTCGTCGGAGACGACTACGGCATTCCGTCGACCCTCCCGTGGGCGGTGGCATTCCCCGAGGGAGCGCCGCCCACGACCGCGGAAAATCTCCGCGCATTCCACGTCGCGATTCCGGCGAGCATTGCGCCGAACACCATACTCGCCGTGCATCCGACGCAGCTGTACGAGGTCTTTCTGATGACGATCGTGTTCGCCATCCTCTGGCGCTGGCGCACGGAATCACGCGGCACCGGATGGCTGTTCGGTGCCTATCTGGTACTCGCGGGGATCGAACGATTCGCCATCGAATTTCTCCGCGCCAAGGACGACCGCCAGCCCAACGGATTCTCCCTGGCGCAGTACGCCTCGGTCGCGGTGGTGATCGTCGGAATCGTGGTAGCAACGCAGCTTTCGAAGCGGCCCCGGACTGCTCCGGGAGAATGGCTGCTTCACGGCGCGCCGGAGCCAGCGGCGCGTGCGCCAAAACCCACTTGA
- a CDS encoding diacylglycerol kinase family protein has translation MARVLLIFNPAASRTHDGMVRDIERVFTGRGWKAESVATSGHGDARALAAYGVEQGVDVVVTLGGDGTVMQAASALVGKEIPLGILPGGTGNQLAGNLRLSFNPIRAAAALIDGEARGFDLGRLERSGESLYFAVAGGAGLDARVMADTAPRHKRKWGTMAYVATTLRLLPEVACVPFVVDADGVVQEFEAAMVLIANCGEIIPPLIKLGQDVTPYDGMLDVIALKARSLGTGIRAVWDVVREAQGTYGEDVFAARVRGSQITIRTPDGPQPAQVDGESVGDTPLTVTAMPGAIQLIHPRG, from the coding sequence GTGGCCCGTGTTCTCCTGATCTTCAATCCAGCAGCATCCCGGACGCACGACGGCATGGTGCGCGATATCGAACGGGTCTTCACCGGCCGGGGGTGGAAGGCGGAATCGGTGGCGACGTCGGGGCACGGCGATGCACGAGCGCTGGCGGCGTACGGCGTCGAGCAGGGGGTCGATGTCGTGGTGACGCTCGGTGGCGACGGCACCGTGATGCAGGCCGCCTCCGCACTGGTCGGGAAGGAGATTCCGCTGGGCATCCTCCCCGGCGGCACGGGGAACCAGCTCGCGGGGAATCTGCGCCTCTCGTTCAACCCGATTCGCGCTGCAGCTGCGCTGATCGACGGCGAAGCGCGCGGATTCGATCTCGGGCGGCTCGAACGGTCCGGTGAGTCACTCTACTTTGCGGTGGCTGGGGGCGCCGGCCTCGACGCGCGAGTGATGGCCGACACCGCGCCGCGCCACAAGCGGAAGTGGGGGACGATGGCATACGTCGCCACGACCCTGCGGCTCCTCCCCGAGGTCGCCTGCGTGCCGTTCGTCGTCGACGCCGACGGCGTGGTGCAGGAATTCGAGGCGGCGATGGTGCTGATCGCCAACTGTGGCGAGATCATCCCGCCGCTGATCAAGCTCGGCCAGGACGTGACGCCGTACGACGGAATGCTCGATGTGATTGCGCTCAAGGCGAGATCGCTCGGGACCGGGATCCGTGCGGTCTGGGATGTGGTGCGCGAGGCACAGGGGACGTACGGAGAGGACGTTTTTGCCGCCCGGGTTCGCGGCAGCCAGATCACCATCCGGACGCCGGACGGGCCGCAGCCGGCGCAGGTGGACGGTGAGTCGGTGGGGGATACCCCGCTCACGGTGACCGCCATGCCCGGCGCGATCCAGCTGATTCATCCCCGGGGGTAG
- the acpS gene encoding holo-ACP synthase, translating into MAVIAIGLDVVEMPRARELYQRHRDRILHRTLTGEELEYIRSLGDPVPAFAARLAAKEAVYKALQSLPGARAVGWREIGVRRLPDGRPEAVLYGRAAELLAPHRVTIHLSLTHSRDVAAAVAILEG; encoded by the coding sequence GTGGCCGTAATCGCGATCGGGCTCGATGTGGTGGAGATGCCGCGTGCGCGCGAACTCTATCAACGTCATCGCGACAGGATCCTCCATCGCACGCTCACCGGGGAGGAACTGGAATACATCCGATCACTCGGCGACCCGGTGCCGGCGTTTGCCGCGCGCCTCGCCGCCAAGGAAGCGGTGTACAAGGCGCTGCAGTCGTTACCCGGCGCGCGCGCGGTCGGCTGGCGCGAGATCGGCGTGCGCCGGCTTCCTGATGGCCGGCCAGAAGCGGTGCTCTACGGCCGCGCCGCCGAGCTCCTGGCGCCGCACCGCGTCACGATCCATCTCTCCCTCACCCACAGCCGCGATGTTGCGGCGGCGGTCGCCATTCTCGAAGGGTGA
- a CDS encoding TlpA disulfide reductase family protein, with protein sequence MTRAPDRFRAWLGVAAISAALGIGAWALVRYLPPTEGSALGDRAPNYRVLDLTHDDSVGIRSAYAGHVTLVNIWATWCVPCQREMPSLERLYQLYRDRGLKIAAVSIDRADSGTVLHYTRALGLTFDILHDRSDGIEEAYQTIGTPETFVLDRSGRIRDFSLGDETWDSPANRARIERVLGRAD encoded by the coding sequence ATGACGCGCGCCCCCGATCGCTTCCGTGCCTGGCTCGGCGTTGCCGCCATCTCGGCCGCGCTCGGTATCGGCGCGTGGGCGCTGGTGCGATATCTCCCGCCGACCGAAGGGAGCGCCCTTGGCGACCGCGCCCCCAACTACCGCGTCCTGGACCTGACCCACGACGACAGCGTCGGCATCCGTTCCGCTTACGCCGGGCACGTGACGCTGGTGAATATCTGGGCGACCTGGTGCGTGCCGTGCCAGCGCGAGATGCCGTCGCTCGAGCGCCTCTACCAACTCTACCGCGACCGCGGATTGAAGATCGCAGCGGTGAGCATCGACCGCGCCGACAGCGGTACCGTCCTCCACTACACCCGCGCCTTGGGACTGACGTTCGACATCCTCCACGATCGATCCGACGGGATCGAGGAAGCGTACCAGACGATCGGAACCCCTGAGACGTTTGTCCTCGATCGCAGCGGGCGGATTCGCGACTTCTCCCTCGGCGACGAGACGTGGGATTCACCCGCGAATCGGGCCCGGATCGAACGCGTCCTCGGTCGAGCCGATTGA
- the rpe gene encoding ribulose-phosphate 3-epimerase: MTVRIAPSLLNADLGRLREQVAEAEAGGAEWIHIDVMDGHFVPNLSFGGPIIRAVRQATDLPIDVHLMVERPEQYIAEYADSGASGFTFHPEATVHVQRHLAAVRERGMRAGLALNPGTPGGVLLEVARDLDLVLVMTVNPGFGGQSYLPSATAKIARVRMLMNEWEINGSLEVDGGITVHTIAEAHAAGADTFVVGTAVFGQPDPSEAIRALKRACLTKV; the protein is encoded by the coding sequence ATGACCGTACGCATTGCGCCGAGTCTCCTGAACGCCGATCTGGGCCGCCTCCGTGAACAGGTTGCAGAGGCCGAAGCGGGCGGCGCCGAGTGGATTCATATCGATGTGATGGACGGACACTTCGTGCCCAATCTCTCATTCGGCGGACCGATCATTCGCGCCGTCCGGCAGGCGACCGACCTGCCGATCGACGTGCACCTGATGGTGGAGCGGCCGGAGCAGTACATCGCCGAGTACGCCGACTCCGGTGCGTCCGGGTTCACCTTCCATCCCGAAGCGACGGTTCACGTGCAGCGACACCTCGCCGCCGTGCGGGAGCGCGGGATGCGCGCCGGCCTGGCGCTCAATCCGGGGACGCCAGGCGGCGTCCTGCTCGAAGTGGCTCGCGACCTCGATCTCGTCCTCGTCATGACCGTCAACCCCGGGTTCGGCGGGCAATCGTACCTGCCGTCGGCGACGGCGAAGATCGCCCGGGTGCGCATGTTGATGAACGAATGGGAGATCAACGGATCGCTGGAAGTTGACGGGGGGATTACCGTCCATACCATCGCCGAGGCGCACGCGGCGGGGGCGGATACCTTTGTGGTGGGAACGGCGGTGTTCGGGCAACCTGATCCTTCAGAGGCGATTCGCGCGCTCAAACGCGCCTGCCTCACCAAGGTGTGA
- a CDS encoding sigma-54 dependent transcriptional regulator, producing MTDSILLIDDDVSVLRVLGTFFEQRGWDVFRELSGEAGVATYERALTDVVLVDLNLPGMNGLDVLDHLRGRETAVIVLTGDGDIPTAVHAMQSGAEYFLTKPVNLSHLQAAADRAIEKVRLRRVNRTLIGQSATADGLDALGTSALMREVARQVTLLAHGDRNSVLLIGEGGTGKRWLARLLHDTSPRSSAPFIEVACGTGDAGWLEAELFGRDGGVAGEGMAERRQGLLEVADGGTLFLDEVADLPLELQAKLLAVLETRSVRRAGGVREIPVDVRIVAAAARSVPAAIEAGRFREDLYARLNVMPITVPPLRERSRDDFLALIRRFLKELSPATPGSPTRLSEDALDRLLKHAWPGNVRELHNVLERALLLARGSQLVGAEHLPPEFRARFSPLDRRHTPLTLEELERMHIDRTLKHHSGNRTRTAQELGISRATLIAKIKRYAIPG from the coding sequence ATGACCGATTCGATCCTCCTCATCGACGACGACGTCTCCGTCCTCCGCGTGCTCGGCACCTTCTTCGAGCAACGCGGCTGGGACGTCTTCCGTGAGTTGAGTGGCGAGGCAGGCGTGGCGACATACGAACGGGCGCTCACCGACGTCGTGCTCGTCGACCTGAATCTCCCCGGGATGAACGGCCTCGACGTCCTCGACCACCTCCGCGGCCGTGAGACCGCGGTCATCGTGCTCACCGGCGACGGCGACATTCCGACCGCGGTGCACGCCATGCAGTCGGGTGCGGAATATTTCCTCACCAAGCCGGTGAATCTGTCCCATCTGCAGGCGGCGGCGGACCGTGCCATCGAGAAGGTCCGGCTTCGTCGCGTCAACCGGACGCTGATCGGTCAGAGTGCCACAGCCGACGGTCTTGACGCACTCGGGACGTCGGCGCTGATGCGCGAGGTGGCGCGCCAGGTCACGCTGCTCGCGCACGGCGACCGGAACTCCGTCCTGTTGATCGGCGAAGGGGGGACGGGAAAGCGGTGGCTGGCGCGCCTGCTCCACGACACGTCGCCGCGGTCCTCCGCGCCGTTCATCGAGGTCGCGTGCGGCACCGGTGACGCCGGCTGGCTCGAAGCGGAACTCTTTGGCCGAGACGGCGGCGTGGCCGGCGAAGGGATGGCGGAGCGGCGTCAGGGGCTGCTTGAAGTCGCCGACGGCGGGACGCTTTTCCTTGACGAAGTCGCCGATCTCCCGCTCGAACTGCAAGCCAAGCTTCTCGCCGTGCTCGAGACGCGTTCGGTGCGCCGGGCCGGCGGCGTGCGCGAGATCCCGGTCGACGTGCGGATCGTCGCGGCGGCGGCGCGTTCGGTGCCGGCGGCGATCGAGGCGGGACGATTCCGCGAGGACCTGTACGCCAGGCTCAACGTGATGCCGATCACCGTGCCGCCGCTTCGCGAACGAAGCCGCGACGATTTCCTCGCATTGATCCGGCGGTTCCTGAAGGAGCTCTCTCCCGCCACGCCGGGATCGCCGACGCGGCTGTCGGAGGACGCGCTCGATCGGCTCCTCAAGCATGCGTGGCCGGGGAACGTGCGCGAGCTGCACAACGTACTCGAACGGGCGCTCCTGCTGGCGCGTGGCAGCCAGCTGGTCGGCGCGGAACATCTGCCGCCGGAATTCCGGGCGCGGTTTTCGCCACTCGACCGCCGCCACACGCCGCTGACTCTCGAGGAGCTGGAGCGGATGCACATTGATCGCACGCTCAAGCACCACAGCGGCAACCGCACCCGGACGGCGCAGGAACTCGGCATTTCGCGCGCGACGCTGATCGCCAAGATCAAGCGCTACGCCATCCCCGGCTGA
- a CDS encoding HAD family hydrolase, whose amino-acid sequence MIRRLVLFDIDGTLLTSAHAGRRALRSAFAAEYQDLAFFDAVRFDGKTDPQILVELHHAAGAPDRATHTAITATLDRYVIHLEREVAERANLVQPCPGIPELLDALEARDDVMIGLLTGNIVPGAKLKLGAAGIDFDRFVVGAFGSDSAHRPDLPAIAAERARSQFGHIPNGEEVVIVGDTPADVTCGLGIGARSVAVATGSYSVEELRTAGATAAFATLADTAAVVASIIA is encoded by the coding sequence GTGATTCGCCGCCTCGTCCTCTTCGATATTGACGGCACGCTGCTCACCAGCGCGCATGCCGGCCGCCGCGCGCTCCGGTCCGCGTTCGCGGCCGAATACCAGGACCTGGCGTTCTTTGACGCTGTGCGGTTCGACGGGAAGACCGATCCGCAAATCCTGGTCGAGCTCCATCACGCCGCCGGCGCCCCCGATCGTGCCACACACACGGCGATCACGGCGACGCTCGACCGATATGTCATCCATCTCGAGCGGGAAGTGGCCGAGCGCGCCAACCTGGTTCAACCGTGCCCCGGAATTCCCGAACTGCTCGATGCCCTGGAGGCGCGCGACGACGTGATGATCGGACTTCTCACGGGGAATATCGTTCCCGGAGCCAAGCTCAAGCTCGGCGCCGCCGGCATCGATTTCGACCGGTTTGTCGTCGGCGCGTTCGGGTCGGACAGCGCGCACCGGCCCGATCTTCCGGCGATCGCCGCTGAGCGGGCGCGCAGTCAGTTCGGCCACATTCCGAATGGCGAGGAAGTCGTCATCGTCGGCGACACCCCGGCCGATGTTACCTGCGGACTCGGAATCGGGGCCCGATCGGTGGCGGTGGCCACCGGTTCGTACTCGGTCGAGGAGCTCCGCACCGCCGGCGCGACCGCGGCGTTCGCGACACTGGCCGACACCGCAGCCGTCGTCGCCTCGATCATCGCATGA
- the tsaD gene encoding tRNA (adenosine(37)-N6)-threonylcarbamoyltransferase complex transferase subunit TsaD, whose protein sequence is MLVLGIETSCDETSAAVVSRDGDHVVLRGLSVLSQDVHRIFGGVVPELASRAHLTVIDAVVDDALGQAGIGLGDIQGIAVTRGPGLLGALLVGVTWARTLAWRETLPIIGVHHLEGHLFAPTLERDDVRPPFTALLVSGGHTLLLDVPAWGEYHLLGETRDDAAGEAFDKVGSLLGLDYPAGAAIERLAATGDRARFSFPRPLLGGRHDASSYEFSFSGLKTAVLRAVQQSDDIGRDRADIARGFQDAAIDVLVAKTVTARDAFDRRMIVLGGGVACNRTLATAMRTAADGRATVAVASPRLNTDNAAMIAAAGSWRLARGETSGLDLDARDALPLPGLISISGVGA, encoded by the coding sequence ATGCTCGTCCTCGGCATCGAAACTTCGTGCGATGAGACGTCGGCCGCGGTGGTTTCGCGCGACGGGGATCACGTGGTGCTTCGCGGCTTGAGTGTACTGTCGCAGGACGTTCATCGGATCTTCGGCGGCGTCGTCCCCGAACTGGCGTCCCGCGCCCACCTCACCGTCATCGATGCGGTGGTCGATGACGCGCTCGGCCAGGCGGGAATCGGTCTCGGCGACATCCAGGGGATTGCGGTGACCCGCGGGCCCGGTCTCCTCGGCGCATTGCTGGTGGGTGTCACCTGGGCGCGTACGCTTGCGTGGCGCGAGACGCTGCCGATCATCGGCGTGCACCACCTCGAAGGGCATCTCTTTGCGCCAACGCTCGAGCGGGATGATGTTCGCCCGCCGTTCACCGCACTCCTCGTAAGCGGCGGCCATACCCTGCTCCTCGACGTGCCGGCGTGGGGAGAGTATCACCTGCTCGGCGAAACCCGTGATGACGCGGCGGGCGAGGCGTTCGACAAGGTCGGATCGCTCCTCGGCCTCGATTATCCGGCCGGGGCGGCGATCGAACGTCTTGCCGCGACCGGTGATCGCGCCAGGTTCTCCTTTCCGAGGCCGCTCCTCGGTGGACGCCACGACGCGTCGTCGTACGAGTTTTCGTTCAGCGGCCTCAAGACGGCGGTCCTGCGCGCGGTGCAGCAGTCGGATGACATTGGACGCGACCGGGCCGATATTGCTCGCGGATTCCAGGATGCAGCGATCGACGTGCTGGTGGCCAAGACCGTGACGGCGCGAGACGCCTTCGATCGGCGGATGATCGTGCTCGGCGGCGGGGTGGCGTGCAACCGGACGCTCGCAACCGCGATGCGCACCGCGGCCGATGGCCGGGCAACGGTCGCCGTGGCGTCGCCGCGGCTCAACACCGACAACGCGGCGATGATCGCTGCAGCAGGAAGCTGGCGATTGGCCCGCGGCGAAACCAGCGGGCTCGACCTCGACGCTCGCGACGCGTTGCCGTTGCCGGGCCTCATTTCCATCAGTGGAGTCGGCGCGTGA
- a CDS encoding PASTA domain-containing protein, which yields MTAAGRRRSAPRRSTWLRWIGAIIAAAAAGYLVTCAVFPAPILPKAVVVPSLRGVPTDSSLARLARLGLRGRLSDTAPDGFLRAGLVAWQSPAAETKLPIGAVVKLGVSSGPPAVSVPDVTDLDFGLARDVLVASGLRIGTVDTVQLDAAAGTVVNTVPTAGANARSGDSVQVHISSGPPSVLVPDVVGLTVVEARDRILAAGLRVGVLSQQFEGKAGTILAQRPAPGDLVTRASGVDLTISGTIP from the coding sequence GTGACAGCGGCGGGCCGACGCCGCTCGGCACCGCGGCGCAGCACCTGGCTGCGATGGATCGGCGCCATCATCGCGGCAGCCGCCGCCGGCTATCTCGTCACGTGTGCGGTCTTCCCTGCACCGATCCTTCCCAAAGCGGTGGTCGTCCCCTCGCTGCGCGGCGTCCCCACCGATTCGAGCCTGGCGCGACTGGCACGGCTCGGTCTGCGCGGCCGCCTCAGTGATACGGCGCCCGACGGATTCCTTCGCGCTGGACTGGTTGCCTGGCAGTCGCCGGCGGCAGAGACGAAGTTGCCGATCGGCGCGGTCGTGAAGCTCGGCGTGAGCAGCGGGCCGCCCGCAGTCTCGGTGCCCGATGTCACCGATCTCGACTTCGGATTGGCGCGCGATGTCCTCGTCGCATCCGGGCTCCGGATCGGGACCGTCGACACGGTCCAGCTCGACGCCGCAGCGGGGACTGTCGTCAATACGGTACCGACTGCTGGTGCGAATGCGAGGAGCGGCGACTCGGTGCAAGTCCACATCAGCAGCGGCCCGCCGTCAGTCCTCGTCCCGGATGTCGTGGGGCTGACGGTGGTCGAGGCGCGCGATCGGATCCTCGCCGCGGGGTTGCGCGTCGGCGTCCTGTCGCAACAATTCGAGGGGAAGGCGGGGACGATTCTCGCCCAGCGTCCCGCCCCGGGCGACCTGGTCACCAGGGCAAGTGGCGTCGATCTCACCATCAGCGGAACGATCCCATGA
- a CDS encoding TlpA disulfide reductase family protein, with product MQRQWVVVLGAVALLGAGALYLIEQAPPRIGVGAKAPDFNAVDLATNQKVSLRDVYQGHVTLVNIWRTDCVPCKQEIPAMDSLYRDLHDRGFRIAAVSVDPGPDQGVRDFAGEFHISFDVLHDRENRVGELYQTTGVPESFLVDKTGHIVRIAQQAAPWNSPENHRIVEELLNAPAS from the coding sequence ATGCAGCGGCAGTGGGTCGTGGTTCTGGGCGCGGTGGCACTCCTCGGTGCAGGAGCGCTCTACCTCATCGAGCAGGCGCCGCCGCGGATCGGTGTCGGGGCGAAGGCACCTGATTTCAATGCGGTCGACCTGGCGACCAACCAGAAGGTCTCGCTGCGCGACGTGTATCAGGGTCATGTGACGCTGGTGAACATCTGGCGCACCGACTGCGTGCCGTGCAAGCAGGAAATTCCGGCGATGGATTCGCTGTATCGTGACCTGCACGATCGCGGCTTCCGAATCGCCGCGGTGAGCGTCGACCCGGGCCCTGATCAGGGCGTCCGCGATTTCGCCGGCGAGTTCCACATCTCGTTCGATGTGCTGCATGACCGCGAGAATCGTGTCGGAGAGCTCTATCAGACCACCGGCGTGCCGGAGAGTTTCCTGGTGGACAAGACCGGCCATATCGTCCGGATCGCGCAGCAGGCGGCGCCGTGGAATTCGCCGGAGAACCACCGGATCGTCGAGGAATTGCTGAACGCTCCGGCGAGCTGA
- a CDS encoding FTR1 family protein → MTEPTPDPVHLPFPVPDKPGMTVSEPKRREGRVRSGVRAPRVPPTAVRRSSLPAIAIVGAFLILALLIWQGITSHGAPDPSEVHLSHGAVLLDTGILVFREGLEAILVLAALTASLVRTEEGYWRPIAIGSALSLMATIVTWFIVVAILSGISAPALDIQAATGLLAVVVLLVIMNWFFHKLYWTGWIAMHNRRKRALTEAPGKARDAVFRGLLLVGFTSVYREGFEVVLFLQNLRLRAGSTVVLEGAAIGVGLTALVALIVFVMHYRLPYKRMLILTGTMLGAVLIVMVGESVQEMQQAGWISSTTWPGAMPAWLNTWFAIYPTIQSLAAQGIAAILVLGSYYFARNSSARWGRRSPAAAEG, encoded by the coding sequence GTGACCGAGCCGACGCCTGATCCGGTTCACCTCCCGTTTCCCGTCCCGGACAAACCGGGGATGACTGTCTCCGAGCCGAAGCGCCGCGAGGGGCGAGTCCGCAGCGGCGTCCGGGCTCCGCGAGTCCCTCCGACTGCGGTGCGCCGGTCATCGCTTCCGGCGATCGCGATCGTCGGTGCATTCCTGATCCTGGCGCTCCTGATCTGGCAGGGGATCACCTCGCACGGTGCGCCCGATCCGAGCGAGGTCCATCTCTCTCATGGCGCGGTGCTTCTCGACACCGGCATCCTCGTGTTCCGCGAAGGGCTCGAGGCGATTCTCGTCCTCGCAGCGCTGACCGCGAGCCTGGTCCGCACCGAAGAAGGGTACTGGCGACCGATCGCCATCGGATCGGCGCTGTCACTGATGGCGACAATCGTGACCTGGTTCATCGTCGTCGCGATTCTTTCGGGGATCAGCGCCCCGGCACTCGACATCCAGGCCGCCACCGGTCTCCTCGCCGTCGTTGTCCTCCTCGTGATCATGAACTGGTTCTTCCACAAGCTGTACTGGACCGGCTGGATCGCGATGCACAACCGGCGCAAGCGCGCCCTCACCGAGGCGCCCGGCAAGGCCCGCGACGCGGTCTTCCGCGGACTACTGCTGGTGGGCTTCACGTCGGTGTACCGTGAGGGTTTCGAGGTGGTGCTCTTCCTGCAGAACCTCCGCCTTCGCGCCGGATCGACGGTGGTGCTCGAAGGGGCGGCGATCGGCGTGGGGCTGACGGCACTCGTCGCCCTCATCGTATTCGTGATGCACTATCGCCTGCCGTACAAGCGGATGCTGATCCTCACCGGCACGATGCTTGGTGCCGTCCTCATCGTCATGGTGGGCGAAAGCGTTCAGGAGATGCAGCAGGCGGGGTGGATCTCTTCGACGACCTGGCCCGGCGCGATGCCGGCATGGCTCAACACCTGGTTTGCCATCTATCCGACGATCCAAAGCCTTGCTGCGCAGGGAATTGCCGCCATCCTGGTCCTCGGATCGTACTACTTCGCCAGGAATTCCAGCGCGCGATGGGGGCGGAGATCGCCGGCGGCGGCCGAGGGGTGA